Below is a genomic region from Borrelia sp. P9F1.
AAGGAAGTAAAGACTTACCTCTTAAAGCATTTACACCCATTTGTTTGCTTTATTAATCCTTGCGATGACAAGAATACGACAGACATTACTTCTCTTATGGGTCCAAATAATTTTGTTGTCTTCTCAAAGACAAGTAGCGACTTGCCAACTGCACTAAAGAGTAAGAAAACAGGTCAGTTAGAAAATCTTATCCTTTTCTATAATAAGGAAACGACTACTAAGGAGAATAAAAGTGAATATGAGAATACACATATTAAGTTTATAGCACAGTATCTCCATCAGGCCAGTATGTTTCATGCTACCAATCCTTATGGAATAAAAATTAAATCAGAACCTATAATCACAGATACAGAACTCATCTCTTCGCTAAGAAAGAGTAATATTAACTTCTACACTCTCCTTAACGAGACTGGATATGATGGTGTACTTGCTGTTAAGGAAGGAGTTGATCTTGCAGGACGCCCTATTGATGAGATATTTACATACTATTACATCAAAAATAAAGCAACAGAAGAACTCATAAGGGTTTGGAATAATAACAACAGAAGCAATTCTAAACTAAGTGCAGCACAACTTGAGGGTGCAAGTTCTAATGTATACACTTCAGCACTAGAAGTACTATTTAAGAGATTTAAGGATAATGGGCTCCTGTTCTCATACAAAGATATCAAACTTAAGATAGAACCCATTGATTCATCTTTAAGAGTGTCACTTAGTATTATGGTTCAATATAATCACAGCTTTAATGCCGTAGAGCTTAAGATTACAACCGAAGATATCAATTCAATATTTAAGGAGGATAAGTAGATGGCATACGATGGACACAGTAGTTTTCAAAGTTTTAAAGATACAGTATTTATTTTCAATGAACATGAATTTAAACATGGACGAATTAAGTTAACTAAAGGAAAGAGCGATATTGCAAAGACATCTTCATTAGGTGATATGGCATTTTTCTTAAAAAAAGAAACTAACTTTTATATTATCGAATTAGAGGTTACTAAGAACAGTTTTGATTATAAAAAACTAATGTCATTTTACAATACACAGGAAAATGGCGATCAGAGACCAGAGGATAATTATAAACCCTTAACTTTTCTTGATAAACAAGGCGGTGTTAAGATTACAACAGACCATGCGTTCTTTACTAGTTACAATGAACTCTCATATAATCCCGAAGAGCCTGCGGAAGTTACATTTACTCTTAATGCGATTAAATGCACAACTGAATTTATTCAAGATCACAAATAATGGAGAGATGACATGAGATATTCATTAGTAATACTTACTAGAGGTGGTAACACTAAATTTGAAATAAAGACTATGTCAATGTATGAATGGGATACCATTTTAGGTTTTGATAATACAATGGATACACTTCGTGACATGAATAAATTTGAACTTATTCTTAATCACATGATTCCTGAGTTTAAACATGAGCTTTATGATTCATTTTTGAAATTCTTTTATGCTGAGATTTTAGATAAAGATAGAAGATTGTCAGAGGTTTATAAAACAGACTTGTTTTTGCTTATATATAAGTTACATTATGATATGTTTGATAATTCACAAACAGAACGATTGCCCAAGCTTATATACCTAGAAGGATTTTTTGACTCTCAACTTAACTTAAATAAATACACCTACATTGACGAAAACTGGAATTATGAATATGTTTCGGGTTTATTGAGCATGCAACATAATTCCTGATAGGAAGCTTGATTAAATGAACAGTCAAGATAGGAACTCTAATTTTCTTAATACCTATAGTGCATACAAGGAATTTATTGAAAGAGAGCTTAAGTCAAGAAAAAATAAATACATATTACCTCTAGTATTAGGTATTTGTACTGATTTAGAGCAAATCAAAAAACTTAATGGCAAGGATTTTAATTTGCTCAGAAAAGCTTGCCTTTTAAAATTAGAGCATGAAAAATGGAAACTTATAATTAACAAAATTCCATTATAAAAATTGAGGACATAAAACAATGCCAGATCAAGAAGATAAGTTCACGATTCCATTAAGAGTAAGAGTAGAAGCGGACACAGATAGTGCACACAAACAAATTATAGAAGATATTGGTGCAACAGAAATTGATGCGCGTATTGGAATTGATAGCGCTTACTTTAAGAGCAGACTAGATGAACTTAAGAAAAGTTTAGGAACAAAAAGTATAGAAGACTTAAAGATTGGTATTAGTACAAAGAATGCTCAAATTAACCTAACAAAACGAGAATTAATCGAAGAGAAGGAATCCATTAAACAAATATATGCTTTTAAAAGAAAGACAGTAGCAGATGAACTTAAGCAAATTGAGCAACAAGTACAAATGAATCCTAAAACAGACCTAAAAGCTCATACTAAAATTCTTAAAAGCAATCTTCGCGAAATAGACGCACAGGAAAAGAGTAGACTAAAAGAAGTTGGAGAGCGAGGCAGAACTCAAGTTAGCAAGCTTAAAGTAGACCGTAGCATAGAGAGTCAATTCTTTAAAGAAAGGATGACACAAGAGAAAGAACAAAAACGGGGACAACAATATGCACAACGCCTCAAGGATAGAGAAGAAGCACGAATTAGACGAGAAGAGGAGAAGCGCATTAAGAAGACTTTTCAAGAAACCTCAAGACTTATGCGAAGTGGATTAAGCTACGAGAAGGCCAGAGAAGAGGGTGAGAAGAGAGCTAGGCAAACGGATAGTGATTACTATAAAAACAGACTTGCTCAGCTTAAAGCAAATGGTGTAGCTACTAGTGAGTTCTCAAGAGCTATTGCTTCAATTAAAGCAAATACAAGTTTCTTAACTCAAACTCTTGCCAATGTTACAGGTAATCTTATAAGTAGCCTTACTAACTTCTTAACAAGCGGTCTTAAGGATGGGTTTTCCTCGACTAAGGGTAGGGACATGAGCAAGGCACATGCTCATATTAAAAGAGGTGGAAGAAGTTTTGATGAACTACGTCAAATTTACAAAGGTAATTCAAAATTAATGCCTTCACTTACTCAGGGTGAAAGCATTAATTTTGAAATTATTAAGCAAATGAACCAACGGGGAATTGATTTTAACAAGGAAGCAGAAGTAATAGCAGGATCTATTAACCTAGAAAACATGTATGCACTAAGAGGAGGAGCTACTAATAATGCCACACGTAAGGGAATAGAGTTGGCTTTAAGTTTAGTAGAAATGCAATATGCAAGCATAGGGGAAGCATTTGACATAGTAGAATCATTAGGTAGGGGAGACCTTAGCGGTTTATATGGCATAGCACGTAAATTAGGTGCTCAGGGGGGTCGATTCACAGAACTAGGAAGACAAGATAGAGAACGCAAGTATGCAACAAGCCAAGGAGGGACTCATCTTATTGAAGAGGACCTAGCTCGTGTTTCATCGCTACTTAACAGTAAGATTAGAAACACAACAGGTGTTAAAGAAAAACTTGCACTACATCAGAATATAGGAAAGGCTTCAAATGTTACCGCTGAAACTCAGGCTAATATAGGTGACCTACTAGCCCAAAAGACAGGACAGACAATTGAGGCTGCTGTGAATTTTTTTCAAAATAATCAAATACAAGCAGAGAAGCGGAAAGAAAACTTATCTTTTATGCAATATCGTAAACAAGAATTAAGAAAACGAAAACATATATACAATAAAGCTAAACCATTAGGCAATTATTCAATAACAGAAGAGTATGTTCCAGATTTTATTGATAATACAGTAGAAAAGAAGGGCAATGATTACTATGTTAAATCACAACAAAATAGCCACATGGGTGGTACTAGGGCACGTAAACTTACAAAAACAGAAGTAGATGCATACCTTAAGTACTTAAAAGACAATGACATGATTGAAAAGCAATGGCAAGAAAACAGAAATGCTGGACGCACTCCAGAGGATATTCTGGAAAGGAGTAGCTTGCATAATAAGGGTAAAGATATAAGTCACATTAATACAGAAGGTATTAATAAGTCACTTGCAACCTCAACAACAGCTATGAGTAACTTCACAAATGCCGTCTCATATGCTACGCAACAACTTAACACAAGATTTCGTGGCAAATCTACCCTTAAAGACAGTATCGGTACAAGCTAAAGGAGAGGCAAGATGAGTTTTGATTTTTTTAAAAAAATAACAAACCCCGATAAATTGTTAGATGTCATTAAGGACGCAAAATGGGGCTCGGGTGAGGATGGGGACACACCTCTTATGCTAGAAAAAGAAAAGGCATACACATTCATTAAAGCGAACTCAAAAATAATATTAGAAATTTGCAATCAAATCATATTATTATTCGGAAGAGGCAGTAACTGGATGGCTCTCTATCCACGTCTTGATTTTTATGGACTAGGTTTTATTCCACAATTGTTTTTAATATCAGCTACAAATGAATATATGGAAATATCAACAGGACAGGATGGAGCTAGCTACCCTATAATCAATCCCTTAACGAGAAACTTACAAAATGCTAGTTATAATATTTATGGCAAGCCATACACTATCTCTTTAAATGATGGGATCTTGACCAGTTTTTATGAAAAAATTATTTTTGATGAAACATTAAAACGCATCCCTGCACTTAATGCAGTATTTAGAGAAACTAAAAGTTTAGTTAGAAAACAACTAGAAGAACGGGTTAAGGCGGGTGTGCCCTTCTCATTCTTCTCTCCTCTTACTGGATATATTGCATATACAAAAATACCACGGCTTGTA
It encodes:
- a CDS encoding DUF787 family protein: MPQDTITVNLVDNSLQMNVVNYYRPLLIFKSEVLDGVNLMLTSNSYEDEIESLKIISSISSDTSKQQTAKTERALLTKAARDYLDEGGSRFLDILIFKDIKEVKTYLLKHLHPFVCFINPCDDKNTTDITSLMGPNNFVVFSKTSSDLPTALKSKKTGQLENLILFYNKETTTKENKSEYENTHIKFIAQYLHQASMFHATNPYGIKIKSEPIITDTELISSLRKSNINFYTLLNETGYDGVLAVKEGVDLAGRPIDEIFTYYYIKNKATEELIRVWNNNNRSNSKLSAAQLEGASSNVYTSALEVLFKRFKDNGLLFSYKDIKLKIEPIDSSLRVSLSIMVQYNHSFNAVELKITTEDINSIFKEDK
- a CDS encoding DUF1463 family protein produces the protein MAYDGHSSFQSFKDTVFIFNEHEFKHGRIKLTKGKSDIAKTSSLGDMAFFLKKETNFYIIELEVTKNSFDYKKLMSFYNTQENGDQRPEDNYKPLTFLDKQGGVKITTDHAFFTSYNELSYNPEEPAEVTFTLNAIKCTTEFIQDHK
- a CDS encoding DUF1473 family protein translates to MRYSLVILTRGGNTKFEIKTMSMYEWDTILGFDNTMDTLRDMNKFELILNHMIPEFKHELYDSFLKFFYAEILDKDRRLSEVYKTDLFLLIYKLHYDMFDNSQTERLPKLIYLEGFFDSQLNLNKYTYIDENWNYEYVSGLLSMQHNS
- a CDS encoding DUF1322 family protein; the encoded protein is MNSQDRNSNFLNTYSAYKEFIERELKSRKNKYILPLVLGICTDLEQIKKLNGKDFNLLRKACLLKLEHEKWKLIINKIPL
- a CDS encoding DUF792 family protein, which produces MSFDFFKKITNPDKLLDVIKDAKWGSGEDGDTPLMLEKEKAYTFIKANSKIILEICNQIILLFGRGSNWMALYPRLDFYGLGFIPQLFLISATNEYMEISTGQDGASYPIINPLTRNLQNASYNIYGKPYTISLNDGILTSFYEKIIFDETLKRIPALNAVFRETKSLVRKQLEERVKAGVPFSFFSPLTGYIAYTKIPRLVTRPTEFEGTYNVSISIEEIDVGYLEDFEFE